The genomic segment ACCCCCAACAATCCCACCGGCGCCATCATCACTCAAGGTGAAGCCGACGCGTTCATGGCCGCCATCCCCGATCACGTCGTCGTCGTCTTCGATGAGTCTTACGATGGTTTTGTCGCCGACGCCAATTGCGTCAACAGCTTCGAGCACATCAAGCAGGGCCGGAACGTGATCTCGGTTCGCAGTTTCTCCAAGAAGTCCGGCCTGGCCAACATGCGCGTGGGTTATGCCGTCGGGCGGCCCGACCTCATCGAGTATCTTCATCACGCGCAAATGCCGTTCAACACCGGCTCGGTGTCGCTCGTCGCCGCCGTCGCCAGTTTGGACGATCACGAGTACCAGCGGCGAAGCGCCGAACTGGCGCAGGAAGAGCGCGAGTATCTGTATGTCGCGTTCGACGAACTCGATCTCAACTACGTCCACAGCCAGGCCAACTTTGTTCTGGTGAACGACCCGCCGGTGAACGCCAAAGCGCTGGTGGATGCGCTTCTGCGAAAAGGCGTCATCATTCGCTGGGCGGGAAGCATGGGTTTGCCAAATGCGTTTCGGGTGACGGTGGGGACTCACGAGCAAAATGAAATTTTTGTGGCGGCGCTCAAGGCCGTGCTGGAAGAAGTTAAAGCGACGGTTTAGCCGTCAACCAGGAGAGAAACGACTGTGACCACATCGCCTGCCGACCATTGCCTGAACTGCAACACCGCCGAAGCTGACATACCACTGGTGCAGTGGCAGTATCAAGGCCGTCACCTTTGGATTTGCGCCGATTGCCTGCCGCTCATGATTCACAAACGCCACCAACTTGCTGAGAAGCTGTCGGCGTTGGATGAGTCGCTGGAAGAAGGGTAACGATGGACTATATCAAGCGAGTCGAACGGGTTGCGCTGGCGGTTGAAGATTTGGACAAAGCTCAATCCTTCTTTGAACAGTGGTTCGGAGCGAAGTTCTGCCCCGAAGAGAACATCGAAGACATGGGCATTCGCTACCGCCCGTTTGACATTGGCGCCAGCAAGATGGAGTTGTTGCAGGCCACCCGCGACGACAGCCCGGTGGCGAAGTTCATCAAAAAGAATGGCGGGCCGGGCGTGCATCACATCACCTTTGAAGTGGAAGACCTGGATGTGGCCGTGGCCGAACTGGAGCGGCGCGGAGGCCGAATTGCTTACCGGCACACCTACCAGCCGGGCGTGACGTTTGAGGGCCAATACTGGCGCGAGGCGTTCGTGCATCCAAAGGATTCGTTTGGGGTGCTGATTCACCTGGCGGAGAAGAAGCCGGTGAAATGAACAATGAAGCAATGAACAATGAACAATTGGTGATAGATCGGGCTTTTAAAACTTTGGCTGCTGTGTTGTTGCTGGCGAGCGTGGCTTTCAACGCGCTAAAAGTTGCGCCGATTCACGCCAACGAGTTTGCTTTTGGCGTCGGAGCGTTCGTGCTTTCGTTGATCGCATTGCCTGAAGAGAAGCGGCGATGAACTTTTCTCTGACTGAGGAGCAGGAGTTATTCCGCCGCTCGGTGCGCGACTTTGTAGAGAAGGAAGTCGCGCCGGTGGCGGCCCAACTCGACGAGCGCGGCGAGTTCCCGCTGGCGCTGTTCCGGCGATGCGGCTACCTGGGCTACTTTGGATTGCGCTATCCCGAATCAGTCGGCGGGCTGGGCGCGGACTTCACCACCTTTTGCCTGATGGCTGAAGAGATCGCCCGCGGCTCGCTCGCGCTGGCGGCGGCGGTTTCGATGCAGTGTTTGATGGGAACCGACTTCGTCCATCGTTTTGGCTCAGAGGAACACAAAATCCGTTTGCTTGCGCCCGCCCTGCGCGGCGACAAGATTGGCGCGATTGCCATGACCGAGCCGGACTTCGGCTCCGACTTGGGCGGCATCACCACGCGGGCGGTGAAAGATGGCGACGGCTGGGTGTTGAACGGACGCAAGATGTGGATCACTTCGGCCACGGTGGCCGACTTTTTTACAGTGGCGGCCAAAACGGATCCCGAAGCCGGGTTCAAAGGGATTGACATGTTTCTGGTCGAGAAGGGTCAGCCGGGGCTGGCGGTGGGAAAGCGAATCGAAAAGATGGGCGTGCGCGCGTCCGAGACGTCCGAGTTAATTCTGGAAGATGTGCGCCTGCCTGCGGAAAACCTGCTGGGCCAGCAGGGAACCGGCTTCAAGAATCTTGGCGCAATCCTGGCCGAGATTCGGACGATGACGGGCGCGCTGGCGCTGGGCTTGGCGCAGGCGGCCATCGAAGCCTCCCTCAGATATTCACACGAGCGCGTGCAGTTTGGCAAGCCGATTGCGGCTTACCAGGCCATCGCTCACAAGATTGCCGAGACGGGCACGCAGTTGGAAGCGGCGCGCGGGCTGGTGTATCGCGCCGCCT from the Chloroflexota bacterium genome contains:
- a CDS encoding acyl-CoA dehydrogenase family protein — its product is MNFSLTEEQELFRRSVRDFVEKEVAPVAAQLDERGEFPLALFRRCGYLGYFGLRYPESVGGLGADFTTFCLMAEEIARGSLALAAAVSMQCLMGTDFVHRFGSEEHKIRLLAPALRGDKIGAIAMTEPDFGSDLGGITTRAVKDGDGWVLNGRKMWITSATVADFFTVAAKTDPEAGFKGIDMFLVEKGQPGLAVGKRIEKMGVRASETSELILEDVRLPAENLLGQQGTGFKNLGAILAEIRTMTGALALGLAQAAIEASLRYSHERVQFGKPIAAYQAIAHKIAETGTQLEAARGLVYRAAWQIENGKPDMKLASMAKLFATEMANKAADECTRIFGSYGFAMEYDAQRYFRDARFLLYGGGTSEILRGIIAKEMGV
- the hisC gene encoding histidinol-phosphate transaminase; amino-acid sequence: MTGLQLNPYLLKVPLYIAGKSIEEVQEELGLDDVVKLGSNENPLGPSLMAIEAAEKMLPEAHRYPNYWEKELRRKLGPALDPAFTERNVLIGNGGCDVLRMIAHGFMSEGGETITASATFPMFSILTTMFGGRTVEVPLTADYRFDLPAMQKAVTPATRLIFLCTPNNPTGAIITQGEADAFMAAIPDHVVVVFDESYDGFVADANCVNSFEHIKQGRNVISVRSFSKKSGLANMRVGYAVGRPDLIEYLHHAQMPFNTGSVSLVAAVASLDDHEYQRRSAELAQEEREYLYVAFDELDLNYVHSQANFVLVNDPPVNAKALVDALLRKGVIIRWAGSMGLPNAFRVTVGTHEQNEIFVAALKAVLEEVKATV
- a CDS encoding VOC family protein — protein: MDYIKRVERVALAVEDLDKAQSFFEQWFGAKFCPEENIEDMGIRYRPFDIGASKMELLQATRDDSPVAKFIKKNGGPGVHHITFEVEDLDVAVAELERRGGRIAYRHTYQPGVTFEGQYWREAFVHPKDSFGVLIHLAEKKPVK